A genome region from Acidobacteriota bacterium includes the following:
- a CDS encoding phosphatase PAP2 family protein codes for MDAAALAVPGSWRVKGGRLLLDHAAAVTATSLTAGLKRATRRRRPDGSDRESFPSGHASRAFAYAAAGRVDLEESALPPGWRCALGAGLTALAAGTAWARVEAGVHFPTDVLAGAALGNFTARVMHERFAGRGREVSVAVDRRRGGWSVGVTLLWGAPPPR; via the coding sequence ATGGACGCCGCCGCCCTCGCCGTTCCCGGTTCGTGGCGGGTGAAAGGGGGCCGCCTGCTCCTCGATCACGCCGCCGCCGTGACCGCGACATCGCTCACCGCCGGGCTCAAGCGCGCCACCCGGCGCCGCCGGCCCGACGGGTCGGACCGGGAGAGCTTTCCATCGGGGCACGCGTCGCGGGCCTTCGCCTATGCCGCGGCGGGCCGGGTGGACCTCGAGGAATCGGCGCTGCCGCCGGGTTGGAGGTGCGCCTTGGGCGCGGGACTCACCGCTCTCGCCGCGGGAACCGCATGGGCGCGGGTGGAGGCCGGGGTCCACTTCCCCACGGACGTGCTGGCAGGCGCGGCTCTCGGGAACTTCACCGCCCGGGTGATGCACGAGCGGTTCGCAGGGCGCGGGCGGGAGGTGTCGGTGGCGGTCGACCGGCGTCGCGGCGGCTGGAGCGTCGGCGTGACGCTCTTGTGGGGCGCGCCTCCGCCCCGGTAG